The stretch of DNA GTGACGGCTCCTACGGCGTGCCCGAGGGCCTGATCTACGGCTTCCCGGTGCGGTGCAGCGGCGGCAAGTATGAGATCGTCCAGGGCTTGGACGTGTCCGAGTTCAGCCGGGGCAAGATGGACGCCACCGCCCAGGAACTGATTGAGGAGCGCGACGAGGTCCGCAAGCTCGGCCTGGTGAAGTAAAGGCCGGAAGGACAGGAGAGGGCGGGGCTTGCGGGCCTCGCCCTCTCGCATTGTGGGCTTGACGTGCTGTTCGGTGCTGGGTGGTGGGGGTCCGGCCCCTGGAGGACGCCGTGGCCGCATTGAAGATCGGCAGTCCTGCCGTTTCGTCCCCGTGACAGAATGCCCCCCGTGACCCCCTCATACCCGGAGTCTCCGCGTGGCGACCACGTGGACGTGTACACCGACCCCCACGGCCGCGAGGTCCGCGTGCCCGATCCCTACCGCTGGCTGGAGGACCCCGACTCGCCCGAAACCCGCGCCTGGGTGGAGGCGCAGAACCGGGTGACGGGGGCGTACCTGGAGGCCCTGCCCGCCCGCGCCGCTTACCGGGAACGCCTGACCTCCCTGTGGAATTACCCCAAGGAAGGCACGCCCTGGAAACGCGGCGAGCGGTACTTCCGGCAGTTCAACCCCGGCTTGCTGAACCAACCTGTGCTGGAGGTAGCGGACGATCCGCGTGGGCCGTGGCGCACCCTGCTCGACCCCAACACGCTGAGCGCGGACGGGACGGTGGCGCTGGCGGGGGCGTCGGTGAGCGAGGACGGCAGGCGGCTCGCCTACGGCACCCAGAGCGGCGGCAGCGACTGGGTGACCTGGCAGGTGCGCGACGTGGCGACCGCAGAAGACCTCCCCGACCGCCTCGACTGGAGCAAGTTCAGCGGCGCCGAATGGCTCCCCGACGGCTCCGGCTTCTACTACAGCGCCTACGACGCGCCCACGGAAGGCGGCGTCCTGACCGGGGCGAACAAAAATCAGCGCCTGATGTTCCATCGGGTCGGTACTCCGCAGGCCGAAGACTCCCTCGTCATCGCCCGGCCCGACGAGCCCGACTGGGGTTTCCGCCCGCAGGTGACGCATGACGGCCGCTTCCTCGTCCTGCACGTCTGGAAGGGCACCGACCCCAAGAATCTGCTGTGGGTGCGCGACCTCGCCTCGGACGGCCCCTGGACCGAACTCGTTCCCGACTTCCGGGCCAGCTTTGAGCTGATCGGCAACGAGGGCGACGTGCTGCTGCTCAAGACCGACGAGGACGCGCCGCGTGAGAAGGTGATCGCCTGGGACATCAGCACGGGCGAGCGCCGTGACCTTATCCCGGAAGGGCCGCACAAGCTGGACTACGTGGCGGCAGTGCCCGGCGGCCTCCTCGCCGTCACCTTGGAGGATGCCAGCCACCGGGTCACGCTGCACGGGCGCGACGGCACCCGCCAACGCGAAATTGCCCTGCCCGGCCTCGGCTCCCTGATGGGCCTGAGCACCCAGGAGGACGACCCCGAGGTCTTCCTGGGCTTCACGTCCTTCCTGACTCCGGCCATGCCCTACCGCCTGCTCCTCCCCGACGGCGAACCCGAACCGCTGGCCGACCCCGCGCTGACCTTCGACGCCTCCGCCTACGAGGTCACGCAGGAGTTCGCCACCAGCCGCGACGGAACGCGGGTGCCCCTCTTCCTCGTGGCGCGAAAGGACATGGTCCGCGACGGCCAGAACCCCACCCTGCTGTACGGCTACGGCGGGTTCAACATTAGCCTCACGCCTGCCTTCAGCCCCTCGCGGCTGGCGTGGCTGGAGCGCGGCGGCGTGTACGTGCAGGCCAACCTGCGCGGCGGCGGCGAGTACGGCGAGGAGTGGCACCGGGCGGGCACGCTGGGGCAGAAGCAGAACGTCTTCGACGACTTCATCGCGGTGGCCGAACACTTGATCGCCTCGGGCGTGACCTCGCCCGCGCACCTCGGGATTCAGGGCGGCAGCAACGGCGGGCTGCTGGTCGGCGCGTGCATGACCCAGCGCCCAGACCTCTTCGCAGCGGCCATTCCGCAGGTCGGCGTGCTGGACATGCTGCGCTATCAGCACTTCACTATCGGCTGGGCTTGGGCGTCCGACTATGGCCGCGCCGATGACCCGCAGATGCTGGCGGCCCTGCTGGCCTACTCGCCCCTGCACAACCTGAAGGAAGGCACCGCCTACCCCGCCACCCTGATCACCACGGGCGACCACGACGACCGGGTGGTTCCGGCGCATTCCTTTAAGTTCGCCGCCGAGTTGCAGCGGGCGCACGGGGGAGAGGCCCCGGTGCTCATCCGCATCCAGACGCGGGCCGGGCACGGGGCAGGCAAGCCGACCGCACTGGTGATTGAGGAGGCCGCCGACGTGTGGGCCTTTCTGGAGGACCGGCTGGGCGGCCCCCGCTGAAGCGCAGCGGTTGACAGTCCCCCGCCTCGCCGCTAAAGTAAGCAAGCCCTGAAACGCGCCCCCGCGCGGGCGCGAGAGCCAAGGAATGCCGAGGTGGCGGAATTGGTAGACGCACTAGTTTCAGGGACTAGCGCCGCGAGGCGTGTGGGTTCAAATCCCATCCTCGGCACCAGAAAGACCCCCGCGAACAGGCGGGGGTTCTTCTTTTGGCAAGGGGGAAAAGCTGCGTCCGGCTCAGCCGCTCCGCCCGGTCCAGAGTCGGCTGCGCGTGCGCCCCTGCGCCACCGTCCGGCGGTACACCTCCTCCAGCGCGGCGGCGCGGGTGGGCAGGTCGTACTGCGCGGCGCTCGCCCGCGCCCCGGTCTGCAACTCGGGCAACCGGGCGGGGTGCAGCACGTCCAGCAGCCCGGCGGCCAGCTCGTCCGGGGTGGCCTCGGTGACGGTGCCGTTCACGCCCTCCTGCACGAGGTCCAGCGCGGCCGGACTCTGCGCGGCCACCAGCGGCGCTCCGGCCGCGAGGGCCTCAATCATGCTCATGGGGAGCACTTCCGAGGTGCTTGCCGTGATGAAAGCGTCGGCGGCGGCCAGCGCTTCGGGCACGCGGGCGTAGGGCACGGGTCCGGTGAAGGTGACGCCGGGGGGCGCCACCGCCTGCGCCGCCGCCCGCCCCGGCCCGTCGCCCACGACGAGCAGCCGCAGCTCGGGCCGCGACGCCTGTGCCTGGGCAAAGGCCCGCAGCATCACGTCCAGATTCTTCTCGGGGGCGAGGCGGCCCAGGTACATGACCAGCGGCACGTCCCCCGGCACCCCGTACTCGGCCCGGAAGGCCTCGCCCCGCGCCTCCCGGAAGCTGGCGAGGTCCACCGGGTTGGGAAACAGCTCCACCTCTCCGCCGAAGCCGTAGTCGCGCAGCATCTCCACCATCGCGCGGCCGGGGGCCAGCACGGTGTCGACCCGCCGCGCAAACGCGGCCACATGCGGGCGCAACATCGCCCGGCCCACCCGCTTGGGCATGGGGGCGTAGTGCAGATACTGGTCGTACTGGGTATGCGCGGTAAAAACGACTGGGGCGCCCGAGAAGCGCGACCAGCGCAGCGCGAGCCGCCCGGCCAGGAAGGGATGCATGGTGTGCAGCACGTCAAGGTCGCGCAGCGGCAGGCGCGAGGTCAGCAGCGGCCCCGGCGCGAGCAGGACTGGGTAATCGGCCGGAGCCCCGAGCGCCCGCGCCCCCGCGAAGGACGAGTTCAGGCGGTAGACGCCTTCCTCATGGCCACGCGCCTGGGGGTGGCGCGGCGCGAAGACGCGGACCTCGTGCCCGCGTTCGCGCAGGCCACGGGCGTACAGCGCGGTACTCGTGGCGACGCCGTTGCGGGACGGCAGGTAGGTGGCGGTCACGATCCCGATTCGCACGATTCCCCGGAGTGTACCCCTGAACACAGGGGCCGGGCGCCGGGCGATCAGGCCCGCGCTCCCGGACCGCGCCTGCCCAGGGCTTGACCTTCCCGCCACTGGAACCCTTAGCGTGCCGGTATGCGAGGTCGCCTGAGCATCTCCCGGTTCGCCGCCCTCACCGGCCTCTCGACGAAGACCTTGCGGTACTACGACGCGGTCAACCTGCTCCGGCCCCAGCACGTCGATCCGCTCACCAGCTACCGCTTCTACGGCGTGTCCCAGATTGACCCGGCCGTCCGCATCCGCCGCTGGCGGGAGCTGGGGCTGCCCATCGACGAGATTCGGCGACTCCTTGACCATCCCGAGCAGGCAAAGGAGGTCTTCCATCATCACGCCCGTCGCCTGAGCGCCGAGATCGAGGACCGGCAACAGGCCTTGCTGCACCTGCGCCACTTTCTTCAGGAGGCCCCCATGAATTACCGCACCGAGCTCCTGCCCGCCCGCCAGACCCTCAGCATCCGCACCCGGCTCCAGCCGCCCCACTACGAGGTCATTCCCGAAGCCCTGCGGGAACTGATGCTGTACGCCAGGGCCCAGGGCTATCAGGTGGACGCCCCGAGCTTCTTCGTGCATGACAACGACGACCAGGGCGAGGGCAGTCTCGTCGAGATCTGTCTGCCCATCGCGGGCGAGGTGAAACCCCAGGGGCGCATCGAGGTCCGGACCTTTGAGGGGGGGAAGGCTTTTCTCGGCCGGTTTGTAGGCCCCTACGACCAGACGGGGGCCGCGTATTCGGCTGTGGTGGAGGAGGCCCTCCGGCGGGGGCTGAGCATCACCGGAGTCACCGCCGAGTTCTACGTCAAGAGCGTGCCGGATACCCCGAATCCCGAGGCTTACGAGACGGACATCGCCTTCTTTCTGGAAGAAGAGACAGGAGTGTGACCCGTCGGGGGGAGGAGCCGGACAGCAGCGAAGCGGCCCACGAAAGAGGCGCAGCCAGCCCATGAACCGCCCACCCTGGGCACCGCTATCCTGACCCCCATGACGCCCGGCTCCCCCCGCCCCCAGCCCCAGATCATTCCCTGTGTGGACATCCAGTCGGGCCGCGCCGTGCGGCTCTACGAGGGCGACCCCGACCGCGAGACCGTGTACTTTGACTCGCCGCTGGACGCGGCCCGGCACTGGGTCAGCCTGGGTGCAGGGCTGGTGCATCTGGTGGACCTTGACGCGGCGACCGGGCGCGGG from Deinococcus terrestris encodes:
- a CDS encoding prolyl oligopeptidase family serine peptidase, translating into MTPSYPESPRGDHVDVYTDPHGREVRVPDPYRWLEDPDSPETRAWVEAQNRVTGAYLEALPARAAYRERLTSLWNYPKEGTPWKRGERYFRQFNPGLLNQPVLEVADDPRGPWRTLLDPNTLSADGTVALAGASVSEDGRRLAYGTQSGGSDWVTWQVRDVATAEDLPDRLDWSKFSGAEWLPDGSGFYYSAYDAPTEGGVLTGANKNQRLMFHRVGTPQAEDSLVIARPDEPDWGFRPQVTHDGRFLVLHVWKGTDPKNLLWVRDLASDGPWTELVPDFRASFELIGNEGDVLLLKTDEDAPREKVIAWDISTGERRDLIPEGPHKLDYVAAVPGGLLAVTLEDASHRVTLHGRDGTRQREIALPGLGSLMGLSTQEDDPEVFLGFTSFLTPAMPYRLLLPDGEPEPLADPALTFDASAYEVTQEFATSRDGTRVPLFLVARKDMVRDGQNPTLLYGYGGFNISLTPAFSPSRLAWLERGGVYVQANLRGGGEYGEEWHRAGTLGQKQNVFDDFIAVAEHLIASGVTSPAHLGIQGGSNGGLLVGACMTQRPDLFAAAIPQVGVLDMLRYQHFTIGWAWASDYGRADDPQMLAALLAYSPLHNLKEGTAYPATLITTGDHDDRVVPAHSFKFAAELQRAHGGEAPVLIRIQTRAGHGAGKPTALVIEEAADVWAFLEDRLGGPR
- a CDS encoding glycosyltransferase family 4 protein, with translation MRIGIVTATYLPSRNGVATSTALYARGLRERGHEVRVFAPRHPQARGHEEGVYRLNSSFAGARALGAPADYPVLLAPGPLLTSRLPLRDLDVLHTMHPFLAGRLALRWSRFSGAPVVFTAHTQYDQYLHYAPMPKRVGRAMLRPHVAAFARRVDTVLAPGRAMVEMLRDYGFGGEVELFPNPVDLASFREARGEAFRAEYGVPGDVPLVMYLGRLAPEKNLDVMLRAFAQAQASRPELRLLVVGDGPGRAAAQAVAPPGVTFTGPVPYARVPEALAAADAFITASTSEVLPMSMIEALAAGAPLVAAQSPAALDLVQEGVNGTVTEATPDELAAGLLDVLHPARLPELQTGARASAAQYDLPTRAAALEEVYRRTVAQGRTRSRLWTGRSG
- a CDS encoding MerR family transcriptional regulator, giving the protein MRGRLSISRFAALTGLSTKTLRYYDAVNLLRPQHVDPLTSYRFYGVSQIDPAVRIRRWRELGLPIDEIRRLLDHPEQAKEVFHHHARRLSAEIEDRQQALLHLRHFLQEAPMNYRTELLPARQTLSIRTRLQPPHYEVIPEALRELMLYARAQGYQVDAPSFFVHDNDDQGEGSLVEICLPIAGEVKPQGRIEVRTFEGGKAFLGRFVGPYDQTGAAYSAVVEEALRRGLSITGVTAEFYVKSVPDTPNPEAYETDIAFFLEEETGV